From the Macaca thibetana thibetana isolate TM-01 chromosome 12, ASM2454274v1, whole genome shotgun sequence genome, one window contains:
- the TMEM177 gene encoding transmembrane protein 177 — MLCGRLAARTFRRSGLQQRRLSTVTTLMAGPLWRTAAFVQRHRTGLLVGSCAGLFGVQMSYHLFPDPVVQWLYQYWAQGQPAPLPPQLQSLFQEVLQDIGVPSGHCYKPFTTFTFQPVSAGFPRLPAGAVVGIPASFLGDLVISPDHPRVIHGQRVDWRSPAGARLRAALTLSHEAQKFALAREVVYLESNTTALQALLAPACLAGTWALGVGTKYTLGLYGGPMNLRAAFNLVAAVAGFVVYAFSKDSLTHAVESWLDRRTASLSAAYVCGGVEFYEKLLSGNLALRSLLGKEGEKLYTPSGNIVPRHWFRIKHLPYTTRRDSLLHMWRMMLNPGRS, encoded by the exons ATGCTTTGCGGCCGCCTTGCCGCGCGCACATTTAGGCGTTCCGGGCTGCAGCAGAGAAG ATTGTCCACGGTGACCACACTCATGGCAGGTCCCCTGTGGCGGACTGCAGCATTTGTGCAGAGACACAGGACAGGCCTTTTGGTGGGTTCCTGTGCAGGCCTGTTTGGAGTTCAAATGTCATACCACCTCTTCCCGGATCCCGTGGTCCAATGGCTCTACCAGTACTGGGCTCAGGGCCAGCCAGCCCCGCTCCCTCCACAGCTGCAGAGCCTCTTCCAAGAGGTGCTACAGGACATAGGTGTTCCTTCAGGCCATTGCTACAAGCCCTTCACCACCTTCACCTTCCAGCCTGTGAGTGCAGGCTTCCCCAGGCTCCCTGCTGGGGCTGTGGTGGGCATCCCTGCCAGTTTCTTGGGGGACCTAGTGATCAGCCCTGACCATCCCAGGGTCATACATGGGCAAAGAGTGGACTGGCGGAGCCCAGCAGGAGCCCGGCTGAGAGCTGCCCTGACCCTGTCCCATGAAGCCCAGAAGTTCGCCTTGGCCAGGGAAGTGGTGTACCTGGAAAGCAATACCACTGCCCTGCAGGCCCTGCTGGCCCCAGCTTGCCTGGCAGGGACCTGGGCACTGGGCGTGGGTACCAAGTACACCCTGGGGCTCTATGGAGGCCCCATGAATTTACGGGCTGCCTTCAACTTGGTGGCAGCAGTGGCAGGCTTTGTGGTCTACGCCTTCTCCAAGGATTCTCTCACTCACGCCGTGGAGTCCTGGCTGGACCGCCGCACGGCCTCCCTCTCTGCAGCCTATGTCTGCGGTGGAGTGGAGTTCTATGAGAAGCTTCTGTCGGGCAATCTGGCCCTGCGCAGTCTCTTGGGCAAGGAGGGGGAGAAGCTGTATACACCCAGCGGGAACATCGTCCCCAGACACTGGTTCCGCATCAAACATTTACCCTACACCACCCGCCGGGACTCTCTGCTGCACATGTGGAGGATGATGCTCAACCCGGGCCGCTCCTGA